The sequence CTGGAACTCTTCCTGCTCCATCGGCTTCAGGTTCGGGTCGATGGCGTCCTGCGGGTTGGTGGGGTGACGGAGGTCGAGAATGACTTCCGGCGCGCCGAGACCCGGGCAGGGGTTGTTGCTGGCCTGGTTGGTGGACTGCGTGCAGTTGCCGCTCGCGAGGAGCGCCGGCCAGTCGAGCGTGTTCACCGGGAAGAGATACTCGAGCCACTTGTCCGCGCCGAACGAGCCGCGGGGCATCTCGAGCTTGGTGATGTCGTAGTAGATGCCCCACGAACCGTAGACCTTGATCTTCTGGTCGGAGAGGACATCCCAGGCGAATCCGACGCGCGGCGCGACCTTGTCGCCGTACTCGAACTCGATGGCGTTCTCGGGCAGCGTCGGATCGACCTTCGCGCCGTAGTTCGGAACGCGCTCCTGCTCGGTGCGGACACCGAGATTGACCGTCAGGTTCGGGAGAACGGACCAGCTGTCCTGCAGGTAGAAGCCGAGGTTCTTGCTGTCGGCAGCACCCTCGGTGCGGAAGCGGCGGACGCCGAGCGAACCGTAGGTGCCGATGACGCCAGCGCCGAAGCGATCCGGCAGGCCCCAACGGAAGGTGTAGAGGTTGACGGCTTCGCCGGAGGAGACTTCGTTGCTGATGTTCTCCATCTGGATTCCGGCCTTGAAGGCATGCGAACCGAGGCCATTGACGAACAGGTTGCCGTCGATGGAGGCCGATTCACGCTCCCAGAGGTCGGTCGTGGTGGAGTTGTTGCCGGGGAACGAGGTGAAGCCGGCCGGACGGAACAGGGGGCTGTTCGCGATCGGGTAGGCCGTGTTGCGGAAGAAGACCTGCGCCGTCGCATCCAGACCGCTGTCGCTCGTATCGTCCGACCAGAAGCCGATGCGGCCGGAGAGATAGAAGTTGTCGACGGGGATGTAGTCGGCGTAGGCCGAGTAGCTCTCGGTCTCGAACTCGGTGACGACCGAGAGATCGGCGAGCGGCGAGGTCGAGCCATCCTTGTTCGGGAGGTTGCCGTCGACGGTGCGCGGCGACAGGTTCGCCGAGACCTTGTACAGGAACTGCGAGCCGACGTTGCCCTTGATGTTGCCGGTCAGGTACTCGCTCTTGTCGTTGCGATTGGCCGTCGGGCTGTTGCCGTCCGGCGTGCGGTCGATGTCGACCTCAGTGTAGGTGTAACCGACGTAGAACCAGGCCGCATCCTGCGCGATCGGGCCGCCGATGGCGAAGCCGGGCTCGAGCGTCGTGGTGTCGTCCTTGTCGAACGTGCGATAGAGGGACGGATCCGAGCGATACGGGGTCGCGCGCTCGTCGCCGTTCATGGAGGAGTCGCCGTAGTACATGCCGACCCAGCCCTTGAACTCGTTCGTGCCGCTCTTGGTCACAGCGCTGATCACGCCGCCGACCGAACCGCCGTACTCCGCCGCATAACCGGCCGACTTGACCTGAACCTCTTCGACGAAATCGGTGACCATGTTCTGGCCGGAGATGCCGTCCTGGGGATGGGTCGTGTCGACGCCGTCGATGACGAAGCGGTTCTCGGAACCGGAAGCGCCGTCGATCGAGATACCGCCGAGGAAGCCCTCGTTCGCGGCGCCAGCAGCCTGCGTGGCGACGCCCGTGAAGTCGCGGCCCTTGGGCAGCAGCTCGATCTGCTCAGCGCTGATCGAGGCCGC is a genomic window of Thermoanaerobaculia bacterium containing:
- a CDS encoding TonB-dependent receptor, whose protein sequence is MNKRNWLNVGVVAALALVAMFAVAPAGAQEQVGAIEGSVTDESGAVLPGATVEAVSAGGTRLAGTTNESGAFRFPRVPPGTYVVVAKLDGFNPAEVTNVNVRLGETVTANITLAVGAVSETISVVGEAGQVDVKSSATAASISAEQIELLPKGRDFTGVATQAAGAANEGFLGGISIDGASGSENRFVIDGVDTTHPQDGISGQNMVTDFVEEVQVKSAGYAAEYGGSVGGVISAVTKSGTNEFKGWVGMYYGDSSMNGDERATPYRSDPSLYRTFDKDDTTTLEPGFAIGGPIAQDAAWFYVGYTYTEVDIDRTPDGNSPTANRNDKSEYLTGNIKGNVGSQFLYKVSANLSPRTVDGNLPNKDGSTSPLADLSVVTEFETESYSAYADYIPVDNFYLSGRIGFWSDDTSDSGLDATAQVFFRNTAYPIANSPLFRPAGFTSFPGNNSTTTDLWERESASIDGNLFVNGLGSHAFKAGIQMENISNEVSSGEAVNLYTFRWGLPDRFGAGVIGTYGSLGVRRFRTEGAADSKNLGFYLQDSWSVLPNLTVNLGVRTEQERVPNYGAKVDPTLPENAIEFEYGDKVAPRVGFAWDVLSDQKIKVYGSWGIYYDITKLEMPRGSFGADKWLEYLFPVNTLDWPALLASGNCTQSTNQASNNPCPGLGAPEVILDLRHPTNPQDAIDPNLKPMEQEEFQLGADWQWTNTSVLGIRYVNKTLNNTIEDIGYLVNDPVTGVRNEVYITGNPGKGLVAGDPDGSGPIPAQPEAIRDYEAIELSWNRRFAGNWSARVGYTYSKLEGTYSGLASSDEFGRTDPNVSRAFDALHNAFDLNGNLTEGSLNTERPHQIDAQFIYRFGWGTTVGVNQYYGSGTPISTQWNYVGVPFFPFGRGNAGETDDLTQTDLLVTHPFKIGNFTLEASINVLNLFDEDAVLLVDNNQFDGDLCDTDACDGSYDYFFGGGLDPSVVAGTENPFYLKPNTGVSFGNPFQQARTVRLGLKFLW